The genomic interval TAAAAAATAGCATCATTAAAAGGCTTTACCATTCTTCCGGTAGCTACAAATCCGAGGTCACCCCCTTTCACAGCAGAACCTGGATCTTGACTATATTTTGTAGCTAAAGAATCAAAACTAGCCCTTCCAGTTTTTACTTGATTCATAAGACTATCGAGCAATTTAACAGCAGCCTGATATTGTTCGCGAGTTTGTACTTGAATTAAAATGTGTCTTGATTTAACAGAATCAGGAATCACTTTTTTATCAATTACTTTAGCAATTCTGTATTCACCATTATCTATATAGGGTCCGTAAACCATTCCTTTTTCTAATTTATAGATCGTATCTTTTAGAGCAGGACTAATTTCGAATTCCTTCTGATAAGCATCTTCCCATTTCCCTAAATTGCTTACTACAAATGTTGAATCATCTGTAGACGTTTTAAGTCCTTCTATTTTAGAGGAGATGGAAGTTTTTATTTGAGCACTATCTTCTGCTGTAGGAATGATATCGAGAATAACATATTTTACAGATCTTGTTTCTTCATCTGTTTTTAATAATGCTTCCTTTTCTTTAGCCTGAGCTTCATAATCAGAATCTTCAATTATAATGTCCGAATCATTGACAATATCATAAGGAATTATGGTATAAAGGAAATCAAGTTTTAAATTACTTTCATATTGATTTCTTTCGATCATAAAATTTGGCATATATAAAGACTTAACAACCAATGCGTTTAATTTAGTGGATAGGCGGTCTTTAATTATTTCTTGCTCCTGGACCATCCAAAAATCTTTAAGTCTTGGATCTAAGTTTTCATCTTCAATACCTTGTTTAAAGGTATTTAATTGTTCCCTGTTAATTTGACCAGTATTTGGGTCGCGAAAGTTTCTTTGGACAATTGGAGAGAGGTTATACCCAAATTCAAGTTCTTTAATTTCGGCAGGGCTTACACCAGTTCCATTGCATTTTGCATCTTTTTCAAGAATCGTTTTTTCAACAAATTGGTTCCATAGGTAGTCTTTCCGACCAAAATAATCGACCTCTGAATTTGAATAAAGGATTCTTTCTGTATTTTGGAAATCTTTCCAAGTTAGACTTTCTCCGCCAACAGAACCCACAGTATCAGGGTTTCCTAATAAACTAGAAGACTTTCCTGAAGTCATATCCATGACAATAAAGCCCACCAAAGCAAGAGCCATTAACACAGTAACAACCCAAAGTCTTTTCCGGATGCTCGAAATCATTCCCATAATCTACGTATTAATTATTTGAATATCAATTAACTATAATTAAAAAACTAAGCCAACGAGGCTTTTTTAAAGGAATGCAAAGGTAATAGGATTCGAGTTTATTTTCAATGTTAAAAATTGAAAATCTGTGAATTAGCAAAATTTATGCACTAGCGAATCCTATATAACATGAAATTTTAGATTGGCATTTCCTAATAATTAGGTAGTTACATATATAAAATTTATGTTTTAACTTAAAAGACAACCATTAGAAAAAACAGAAATCAAGGTTCATAAATTCAGAAATTATTAAAACTTATACCTAAATGGCAATTCAATAAGAAAGTTAGCCTATTCAATAAAATAGTTCAAAATAGGGGATCTAAAATTATTGCAACTCTTGAATCCTTGTTTTTTTTGAAGTGTTATTTGAGAAGCGCTAAAATGCAATTTCAAATCGCAGGTGTCCAACTGCGTGAACAAGGATTTTATTTTTATTTTTTTAATTAACTACTATGAAGCATTTATTATTTATTTTTTTAGCAATTGCTAGTTTAGCAATGTATTCTTGTTCAAAAGAGACAGAACAATCCCAGTTTATACAACAGGCAGTTACTTCCGTTCCTACACACTATAGACTTCTTGGAGGCAATGGTTTTGTGGTGCTTTTAAAGCAGTATGGAACCGTGGCTGATAATATTTATATTTTAAGAACAAATCAGTTTCATGATGTGAACAGAGATGTTTATATAAGTCGTTTAAACGAGTTCAATGAAGGCCTTGATATTAAAGAAGCAAATGGAAGGCAGTTAATTTTTTCTTTAGCATCAAGTATGCATGCCGATTTTTATGGATATAGTCTTTCCATTGTAAGTGGACTTGAAAATTTTACACTTTTTTATAATAATGGAAATCCAAAATCAAATCCAGATGTAGATGCCGTAAAATGTTCTTGCAAAGGAATCAATTCAGTTAGTACCTGTGATTCAGGAGGTAGTGGAGCCACGGACTGTTCTATTGAAACTACTGCTAATGTTGCTGGGACTGGCATAACTGATAAATGTACTGTCAAATGTGGAGATGGATATTATGCCTGTTGTAAAAAATGAATTTTATCCATTAATTTCTAAATTTATTAATATGAGAACCATTCAAAAGATTTTATTATTTTTCATTTTATTGTTTGGTAGTTCCTGTGACAAAACAAATTTAACGTTTGTTAATCCGCAAGAAATCAAAGCTTCAGGAAGCCTTTATTCAATAATTCAAAAAGAGCATTTTATTTTATTTATACCAAATAGCTATCACCCTGATAACGAACTTTATTTATTAAAAGGCAATTATGTTGCAGCGCCGATGCAAACAATTTTGGTAAATCGAATTGTAGAATTTGCGGATAGAATTGAATTTTATCAACCAGGGAGTGCAAAATTAATTTTCAGTATTAATTTGGATCAGGCAGCAACATGGTTTGGTAATAGTTTAATCCAGGTAAGCGGAGAGGGAAATTTGCATATGTTTTATTCTGATGGATTACCAAAGCCAGATCCAGATGTTAGTTACATCAGTTGTTCTTGCATCCAAAATGGTGCTTCTTCTAATTGTAAGAATGGAGGAGCTGGTTCATCAGAATGTTCAGTAGAATCTAATTATTTTATTCCAGGTGGCAACCAGGTTGGTCAAAAATGTTCAGTCAAATGTGGATCTGGACATTATTCTTGTTGTAATAAGTAAATTCTTTTTTGGAAAGCCATCCCTCCTCAATGATTTGAGGAGGGATCGTTTTTTAAATCTATAATCGAATAGTTTTTGATAGATATTATTAAAATAAGACAAAACACATGACATAATTGTATGGATGCTATTTCGCAAGATGTATCTGTCTAGTATTTTTCTAATTTTATATTTAGTTCTGCGATTTTCATTTATTACTTGACAATTTTATTTTTATCTTTTTTTATAAAGTATTTAATTGTATTAATTGTAAGCAGTAAATATTTTGAATATTAGAATACTAAAAATGACTTATAAATGCAATTTTTGAAGTTTGACTATACCGTTTAAGACATTTTGAATCAACCCTATTCATGTAAAATAGATTTAACAAAATGGATTCAAAAAAGCTTTCTAATTTAGGCCTTTTGAATCTCAATTTTCTTTGCGTTAAATGTATTCATTGTATTTTGGATTCCTGCAAAGCAAAAACTCAAAGCAGCATCTGCAGCAAGCATATTAATTTGTTTCAAATATTTTATTTCTTCTGGAGTCCATTTACCCAATACATAGTGTACTTGTTTTCCTTTTGAAAAATTATTACCAATTCCAATACGGAGTCTGGCATAATCGTTTGTCATTAAATTTTCCTGAATATCTTTTAATCCATTGTGGCCACCAGCAGTTCCATTTGATCGAATTCGGATGGATCCGAAATCAAGATTTAAATCATCAGAAATTACAAATAAATTTTCAATTGGGATATTTTCTTTTAAAAGCCAATGTTTTATTGCCTTTCCGCTGAGATTCATATAAGTTGTAGGCTTTAAAAGAATGATTCTTTTTCCTTTATAAGAACCTTCTGCAATATGAGCAAGACTAGAATTTTTAAAATTTATTGACAACATGTTTGCAAGTTCATCAACTACTTCGAAACCGATATTATGCCTGGTACCAAAGTATTCAGTATCCATGTTCCCGAGTCCGGCGATCAAATATTTCATAAAAGAAGGATGTTTAAGCCCATATTCGTAATCCTAAATTAGATAAAATGGAAACCAAAGTTGAAAATAGAAAGGTTCTTTGAATATCCAAAAACATTAAAATTTATTTAAATGTGCAAGAACGAGATTATTGTTTGAATTTTGTGCTAATTCTTTACAATTGAAATTTCAAGAATTTAAATTAGTCATTAGAAAGCTAAACTTTAGCCGTTTATTAAATGCGGCAAAAGTTCTCAGTTCCTATTATTTGTCAAAAATATTTAGAACACCCATCCAATGGGGTTTACCAATAAGTTTATCGATAGAACCAACCACAGCATGCAACTTAAGGTGTCCAGAATGTCCTTCTGGTTTAAGATCGTTTACACGTCCAACAGGAAATTTGAAATTAAAAGAGTTTAAGAAGTGGATTGAACCCTATAAAAACAAAATTTGGTCCATAACATTTTATTTTCAAGGAGAACCTTTTATCCATTCAGAAATCACTGAAGCCATAAATTATGCCCATAAATCAGGTATTTATACAATGAGTTCGACAAATGGTCATTTCCTGGATCCAGGTTTATCCGAAAAAATTGTTCATTCAGGATTAGATCGATTGATTATTTCAATTGATGGAACAGATCAAGAAACCTACCAAAAATATCGGGTGGAAGGAAATTTGGCAAAAGTTTTAGATGGGGTTCAAAATCTTGTTGAAGCTAAAAGTAGATTGAAAAGTAAGACACCTTATATGATTTTTCAGTTTTTAGTGGTGCGGCATAATGAACATCAAATTCCTGCAATTTACAAGCTCGCTAAAGCTTATAAAATAGATGAAGTTAAGCTAAAAACTGCCCAGATTTATGATTATATTAATGGATCTTCTTTAATACCTGAACAAGAGGTATATTCTCGTTATAAGAAAAAGACAGATGGTACTTACAGGTTAAAAAATAGATTAAATAATTATTGTTGGAAGCTATGGCATGCTCCGGTAATTACATGGGATGGTCGGCAGGTACCCTGTTGTTTTGATAAAGATGCCAGTCATCAGTTTGGAAATTTATCTGAGGAAAATATAGAAACCATCTGGAGCAATGAAAAATATTCAAATTTTCGAAAACAATTGATGAAATCTAGAAAATCGATCAATATTTGTCGAAATTGTACTGAAGGAACCAAAGTTTGGGGTTAGATCCAATGGAAGAGAAAGGAATTATAAATTAATTTTCACATTTTTAAAATTAGCACGGTTTTACATTCTAAATCCTAAAGTCTAAGTTCCTGACAATGAAATAGTTAAACTAAATGTTAATTTCTAAGTTTTAAGAATTCAGTTGAATCTATTTATAAATGTATAACATTTTAGAGTTCACCAAGATACGTATATAAAAAAATTAATTCTTTGATTCTTAAACATTTAGCTAGAGTTTTTATTGTATTTTCATATCAAAGTTCCGATCTTTGTAAGATGCTTTGATTTCAAGAAGATACACATTTCAATATTTTATATTCCGGAAAATTCTACATTAATTAAAGTCCGCAAATTTTAATTTTATATTCTTGAGATAATTGGAATCAATTATTTCAAAATTTCCGGAAAAGCTTATAGTTAAACAAAACCAAGTATATGCTACACGGCACATTTTACAAGGTCATTATTCAAGGACGGTTTGAGTTTGGATCGGAGCGTTCTTTTCAGAAGGTTTATCAATTATATCTTCAACGATACGAAACTTTATACAAGAAAGAAATCTTGTTTAAATTCCCTGAAGCCATCTTTAAACCTGAAGAAAATAGTCTTCATATAGGTCGGTTTATTGGCAATTCTAATGAAAAGCTTTGGAAAAACACAATTAGCTTGATCGAGTATTGTGCACAGTTTTCATTATCTGGAAGTATCAATGCCTGGATGACTGATAATGGAAAAATATTACAGCATTATCATATTGAGCCACTTGGTGAGAAAACATCGATTATGTTATATCAAGAGGGCAAGAAAATGGCTGAATTAGAGGGAAAGGAAAAGGAAGCAATGCAGTTATTAACCGAATCGATCGAAAAATATGATCGACATTCACAAGCCTATGAAAAAAGAGCCTATATAAATTTTCATTTAAAGAATTATGATGATGCAATTTATGATTTCAGAAAAAGCATCAATTTTGATTTTATGAATGCCTCCTCGCATTATGGATTGGCTAGAACCTTAATGATTAAAAATGATTTAGAAGGTGCCATTCTTTCATTAGAGGAAGCAACAAAACAATCTATCGCATTGCAACCACTTTATTGGGCTTCACGAAGGGTAAAAGGAAATTGTCATTTAGAATTAAATCAGTTTGAGAAGGCTGCATTTGAGTATAAACTTTTTACCACACGCAGTTTTGCTATAGATGATCCAAACCATAAATATCTTTCTAAAACTTGGTTTAATTATGGTAAAACTTTATTTGCATTGGGACAATTGGATGCAGCTTTAGATGCTTTTGATAAAAGTATTTCATATTTAGAAAAAGCACAGGAATCAAGTCAGGCAGAAGTATTTATGCATAGAGGAATGGCTAGAAAAGCCGCGGGAAAAGCAGATTATATTCTGGATCTTAAAAAAGCCGCCGAGCTAGGATTAGATTCTGCTTCCATTTTACTTGCAGAACAAGCTAAATAATATATAATTCCTAAGATTTTTTTCGTTTAAGTGAAAAAGAAAATGCGATTCTTTTGTTTTCTTGGGATCTATTTATTAATAATTAATCCGTTATGGACGCAAATTCTAATTACGAAGCAGAATGTTCCTAAATCTGTATTAAATCTCTATGAAAAAGGAGTGAAGCATTATCAAGCCAATGAATTTATCGATGCTATACAATATTTTGAAAAGGCATTAATAAAATCACCCACATTTATTGATGCAGCATTACAAATGGCTTCTGTATGCTTTGATATGGAAAATTACAGTTGTGCAGAGATACATTTTGAAAATGTACTCAAAATGGACTCCAACTATAATCAAAAAATTTATTATACGCTTGCATTAAGCCAATATAAATTAGACCATTTTAAGAATGCAAAAGAGAATATGCGTTTATTTTTAAATCTTGAAACTACAAATCAAGATTTGCTTAAAAAGGCAAAAGATTTACTCCCAAAAATTGAGTTTGCAGATTCTGCAACACAACATGCTGTGAATATTGACCCAAGCTTGATTCGTTCGTTACAGACTGATTTTTCTGAATATTTGCCCTCTATTACCGCGGATGGAAAAACGGTTGTTTTTACCAGAAGAACTTATCAAAATGATGAAGATTTGTATATTTCCTTTTTAAATAATAATGAATGGTCACAAGCCATTCCAATCCTTGATTTAAATACTCCATTAAACGAAGGATCACCTGCAATTTCTCCAGATGGTAAGACTTTGGTTTTTACATCTTGTGATCGCAAAAACTCCTACGGTGGTTGTGATTTATATATTTCAAAATGGCAAGATGATCAGTGGAGTGAACCGGTCAACATGGGTGATAAAATTAATTCTGCAGCCTACGAATCGCAAGCTTGTTTTGCAGAGAATGGCCAAATGATATATTTTACAAGTAACCGAAAAGGAACTCTTGGTGGGCGCGATATCTGGTATAGTAAACGAAAGCAAGATCATTCCTGGACTATAGCCAAAAATCTTGGTTCTGAAATAAATACAATTGGGAATGAAGATTGTCCATTTGTACATCCGAATGAAATGGTTTTGTATTTTTCATCAGATTTTCCTCCTGGAATGGGTGGTAAAGATTTATTTTATTCTTTACAAAATGAAAAAGGCCATTGGCAAACGCCAATGAACTTAGGTTACCCAATAAATACAAAAGGGGATGAATCTTCTTTTATTGTTTTTCCTGATGGTGTGCAAGCGTGGTATGCAAGTGACCGACAACATTATCAGAATAAACGCATAGCGTTGCGTTATAACTTAGATTTGTATAAGATTTATCTACCTTTGGAATTACAAATTAAACCAGCCACTTCAATCGAGATTAGCATCCGGGATAAAATCACAAAAGAGCTGGTCTCAGCAGATATCCGAATTTTTGATTTAAGCAATAATAAAATTTATTTTGAAAAAAATGCAGTCCTTACAGAGCGTATTTTAATTTCATTACCAACCGGAGTTGATTATGGATTACATATTTATAATAAAGATTATTTATTTGTACCAGATCAATTTAATTGTTCTAAACCTAATAAGAAATATAATCCATTGGTGATTGAAAAATGGATGGAAAAAATATCTTTAGAAAGCGCAGTACCGATTACCTTGAAAAACATATTTTTTGAATCCGGTTCTGCAATTCTAAAAGAAGAAAGTTATTTTGAATTAAAACAACTACTTCAATTTTTAAAAGATCATACATTTGTTAGCTTGCTTGTGACTGGATATACCGATAATATTGGTTCAGAAACAGACAATATCGTATTATCTGAGAAACGTGCATTATCTGTAATTGCGTATTTAATTCGAAGTGGTATTCAGACTGAGCGATTAAATTTTAAAGGTAAGGGAGAATCAGAACCCATTGACAATAATGATACAGAAGAAGGAAGAACGAATAATCGTAGAATTGAATTTTTGATACAAAGTAAATGAGTCGTAAAAAGCAAAAAACCGCAGAGGTTGAATTTAAGGGAATTGCACACAAAGGAACATCTGTGGGAAGAACAGATGAAGGCTTAGTGGTATTTGTGCAAGGTGCATTGCCGGGAGAACGCGCAGAAGTGTTGTTTACAAAGAAAAGAAAAGGTGTATGGCAAGGAAATTTGATAAGAACGATTCGACCATCAGAATATAAAGTTACCGCTGTTTGTAATCATTTTGGTATCTGTGGTGGATGCAGCTGGCAAAATTTGGATTATCGTGAACAATTGAAACAAAAGGAATTATTAGTAAGAGATGCATTGGTTCGCATTGCTAAAATTCCGGATGCAATTATTGAAACCATTTTACCAGCAACAAATACTGAATTCTACAGGAATAAACTGGAATTTACATTTTCAAAACACAAATGGCTTACAGAAGAAGAATTGGGTCTTGAATTAGTGGAAGAAGAAAAGCTAGCACTCGGATTTCATCGCCCTGGAAACTTTAATAAAGTCGTAAATATTAGTAGGTGTTTTTTGCAATCAGAAAGATCCAATGATATTCGAAATTTTGTAAAAGAATTTGCAATCAAAAACAAAGTTGATTTTTATGATATTAAGAAGCAACAAGGTTTTTTAAGAAACTTAATTATTAGAAGCAATACGCAAAATGAATATTTATGTATTTTAAGTATTGCATATTCAAATGATGAATTTACAAAGGCATTGAAGGAGGAATTAGTTCATGCGTTTAAAGAAATCAGTAGTATTTATATTGTAATTAATCCAAAAAAGAATGATACACTTTTTGATTTGGATTTTCAAAAAATATATGGAGATGACTATATAACAGAGTATTTGGATCATGCAAAATTTTTAATAGGTCCAAAATCTTTTTTTCAGACGAATAGTCAACAAGCAGCTAAATTGTATCAATTAATAGCAGCGTATGCAGATTTAAAAGGAGATGAAATTATATATGATTGGTATTGTGGCGTAGGAAGTATTGGTATCTACCTTGCTAAAAATGCTGCTAAAGTAATTGGTGTTGAAGAAATCCAGGAAGCCATTGAAGATGCCCGATTGAATGCAGCTTTAAATCAACTTAAGAATTGTCATTTTTATATTTCTGATGCCAAAGCAGTTCAGATTGAGTCGATAATTCAAGATCATGGCTTGCCAAACCTGATTATTGTGGATCCGCCAAGAATCGGATTGCATGAATTGGTTATTGAGCAATTGAAATATTTGAAAGCTCCGAAATTGATCTATGTTAGCTGTAATCCTGCCACACAGGCAAGAGACCTAGATTTGTTAAAAGAAAGCTATGAGGTCATAAAAATCAAACCCGTAGATATGTTTCCACACACAAATCACATTGAAAGTGTAGCCTTATTATCTTTGTTGACATGAATGAGCCATTTGAAAAATATTTACAATTAGAGGATGATTTAAGGCGATATCGCAAAGCCTTGAATGAAGCTATAGAAATTATGCTTGACCAAGAGGTCAGTAATTATCCAATTTTTATTGTTCATCAGCAAGAATTGGAAATGGGTATTAAAATAATTGAAGCTGGGGAGAAAACTGGAATTTGGTCTGTCCATGCTTCTAGTTTGGAAGAATTTGTTGTGAAAAGTTTAATAGAAAATGATAAAGTTGAAGAATTTATAAGAGTTTATAAAGAGCATCCTGATAATTTTTGTTTATTTGTTTTGTCTGAATTAGGTGCCAAGTTTATTTTTTATCCAAGAACAGATCATCTTTATACGGAATATGGAAATCTCAATTGATTTAAAGTTAATGCGAGAAATTGTTTTTAAAGATGAGCTTCTTTTAAAGGAGATGCTTGATGAATGGAAAATCGATTCGAATTCTAAAATTACAGAAATTAAGAAACGGTTTATGGAGCAAGATAATAAAGGACTATATAATAAAATACATGAATTGAAAACTAATTTTTCAATGCTTCATTGTGGGGAAGCAATTCGATTTTGTGAATCGATTATAAAGAAAATTGAAACAGAAAATCCAGTTGTTGAAAATGAAATTCG from Saprospiraceae bacterium carries:
- a CDS encoding peptidylprolyl isomerase, giving the protein MGMISSIRKRLWVVTVLMALALVGFIVMDMTSGKSSSLLGNPDTVGSVGGESLTWKDFQNTERILYSNSEVDYFGRKDYLWNQFVEKTILEKDAKCNGTGVSPAEIKELEFGYNLSPIVQRNFRDPNTGQINREQLNTFKQGIEDENLDPRLKDFWMVQEQEIIKDRLSTKLNALVVKSLYMPNFMIERNQYESNLKLDFLYTIIPYDIVNDSDIIIEDSDYEAQAKEKEALLKTDEETRSVKYVILDIIPTAEDSAQIKTSISSKIEGLKTSTDDSTFVVSNLGKWEDAYQKEFEISPALKDTIYKLEKGMVYGPYIDNGEYRIAKVIDKKVIPDSVKSRHILIQVQTREQYQAAVKLLDSLMNQVKTGRASFDSLATKYSQDPGSAVKGGDLGFVATGRMVKPFNDAIFYELAKGEMKLVITQFGLHLIQVTDAIYDNAQLGVHLAIIGETILPGESISNLIYDEAQNLVQENRSLDALEKAVKDGGKYKIDLAGNLFINSYQISKLGAKASSTCRDIVRWAFSKDTKKGDVSTEIYSLQEDEKKYVNKYVVASLFEIKPKGIGSYEPFKDILKGEILKNKKFEKIKATLGQIAELTLGLGGYTYKIDTALGVSPYSGYITNLGDETKVISSLVKLNEGQSSQALMGEKGAFICKLIKKDIPPAPTTIEAFRHFYIHPAKNVAMTYLMTAMKKQFKIKDNRSKFF
- a CDS encoding aminoacyl-tRNA hydrolase, with the translated sequence MKYLIAGLGNMDTEYFGTRHNIGFEVVDELANMLSINFKNSSLAHIAEGSYKGKRIILLKPTTYMNLSGKAIKHWLLKENIPIENLFVISDDLNLDFGSIRIRSNGTAGGHNGLKDIQENLMTNDYARLRIGIGNNFSKGKQVHYVLGKWTPEEIKYLKQINMLAADAALSFCFAGIQNTMNTFNAKKIEIQKA
- a CDS encoding SPASM domain-containing protein, whose product is MKFQEFKLVIRKLNFSRLLNAAKVLSSYYLSKIFRTPIQWGLPISLSIEPTTACNLRCPECPSGLRSFTRPTGNLKLKEFKKWIEPYKNKIWSITFYFQGEPFIHSEITEAINYAHKSGIYTMSSTNGHFLDPGLSEKIVHSGLDRLIISIDGTDQETYQKYRVEGNLAKVLDGVQNLVEAKSRLKSKTPYMIFQFLVVRHNEHQIPAIYKLAKAYKIDEVKLKTAQIYDYINGSSLIPEQEVYSRYKKKTDGTYRLKNRLNNYCWKLWHAPVITWDGRQVPCCFDKDASHQFGNLSEENIETIWSNEKYSNFRKQLMKSRKSINICRNCTEGTKVWG
- a CDS encoding PD40 domain-containing protein, which translates into the protein MRFFCFLGIYLLIINPLWTQILITKQNVPKSVLNLYEKGVKHYQANEFIDAIQYFEKALIKSPTFIDAALQMASVCFDMENYSCAEIHFENVLKMDSNYNQKIYYTLALSQYKLDHFKNAKENMRLFLNLETTNQDLLKKAKDLLPKIEFADSATQHAVNIDPSLIRSLQTDFSEYLPSITADGKTVVFTRRTYQNDEDLYISFLNNNEWSQAIPILDLNTPLNEGSPAISPDGKTLVFTSCDRKNSYGGCDLYISKWQDDQWSEPVNMGDKINSAAYESQACFAENGQMIYFTSNRKGTLGGRDIWYSKRKQDHSWTIAKNLGSEINTIGNEDCPFVHPNEMVLYFSSDFPPGMGGKDLFYSLQNEKGHWQTPMNLGYPINTKGDESSFIVFPDGVQAWYASDRQHYQNKRIALRYNLDLYKIYLPLELQIKPATSIEISIRDKITKELVSADIRIFDLSNNKIYFEKNAVLTERILISLPTGVDYGLHIYNKDYLFVPDQFNCSKPNKKYNPLVIEKWMEKISLESAVPITLKNIFFESGSAILKEESYFELKQLLQFLKDHTFVSLLVTGYTDNIGSETDNIVLSEKRALSVIAYLIRSGIQTERLNFKGKGESEPIDNNDTEEGRTNNRRIEFLIQSK
- the rlmD gene encoding 23S rRNA (uracil(1939)-C(5))-methyltransferase RlmD; the protein is MSRKKQKTAEVEFKGIAHKGTSVGRTDEGLVVFVQGALPGERAEVLFTKKRKGVWQGNLIRTIRPSEYKVTAVCNHFGICGGCSWQNLDYREQLKQKELLVRDALVRIAKIPDAIIETILPATNTEFYRNKLEFTFSKHKWLTEEELGLELVEEEKLALGFHRPGNFNKVVNISRCFLQSERSNDIRNFVKEFAIKNKVDFYDIKKQQGFLRNLIIRSNTQNEYLCILSIAYSNDEFTKALKEELVHAFKEISSIYIVINPKKNDTLFDLDFQKIYGDDYITEYLDHAKFLIGPKSFFQTNSQQAAKLYQLIAAYADLKGDEIIYDWYCGVGSIGIYLAKNAAKVIGVEEIQEAIEDARLNAALNQLKNCHFYISDAKAVQIESIIQDHGLPNLIIVDPPRIGLHELVIEQLKYLKAPKLIYVSCNPATQARDLDLLKESYEVIKIKPVDMFPHTNHIESVALLSLLT